One genomic region from Gemmatimonadota bacterium encodes:
- a CDS encoding flippase: MTTDNPVVVAPVAGRVARAFVALGSGEVTARLIAFAGMLYVARTLGPERYGVIGFALAVLLYLQRLADAGFDLGVGVREVAAHRDQLGSMVPALLTVRAAIAILIAGTAAALSLVFLPSPDGKVLALYCAAVIAVGISTSWVHVGLEHARRVAAARVVGECVALGVLLFAVHGSADVERVPIAQVIGDGLTAVILLVILARSGIVLLPRVNLRVALPLLRQGWHLMAASLFGLALYNSDLLFLRFFRGSESVGYYAAAYTVVAFCLNVGIAYGLSLLPVLSACRADTGEHRKLFETALAHVFVFLIPVVVGGAVVAPGIVALVLGPTYVPAAAALRLLIWSLVPGVLCNVAVVGLLSVGREADVLRAFALTLVVVTILDIVLISRFGIPGAAVATILGESVRLALTMYAAKRARIGGIVLARLWRPVIAVSAMTAVLLVLEPQTLVTALVWGAASYAVALVLTGAVRVRAGQIPVLAV, from the coding sequence TTGACAACCGATAATCCCGTCGTCGTTGCCCCGGTCGCGGGGCGCGTCGCACGCGCATTCGTCGCGCTCGGTTCCGGCGAGGTTACGGCGCGTCTCATAGCGTTCGCCGGGATGTTGTATGTTGCGCGTACGCTCGGCCCGGAGCGTTACGGTGTGATCGGGTTTGCGCTCGCAGTGCTTCTGTATCTGCAGCGCCTCGCAGATGCCGGCTTCGATCTTGGCGTCGGGGTTCGTGAAGTCGCGGCGCATCGTGATCAGCTCGGGAGCATGGTGCCTGCGTTGCTCACCGTAAGGGCGGCGATCGCAATCCTCATCGCTGGTACAGCCGCAGCCCTGTCCTTGGTCTTCCTGCCCAGTCCTGATGGAAAGGTTCTCGCCCTGTACTGTGCCGCTGTAATCGCTGTTGGGATCAGTACCAGCTGGGTCCACGTCGGGTTGGAGCATGCGCGCCGGGTAGCGGCTGCACGCGTCGTGGGAGAATGTGTCGCTCTTGGCGTACTGCTCTTCGCCGTGCACGGTTCAGCGGATGTGGAACGGGTTCCAATTGCCCAGGTCATCGGAGATGGCCTCACCGCTGTGATCCTGCTGGTGATCCTGGCGCGGAGCGGTATCGTGCTGTTGCCGCGGGTCAATCTGCGAGTAGCCCTTCCGTTGCTGCGGCAGGGATGGCACCTCATGGCAGCATCACTGTTCGGGCTCGCGCTGTACAACTCCGATCTGCTCTTCCTGCGTTTCTTCCGCGGCTCCGAGAGCGTGGGATACTACGCCGCTGCCTATACTGTGGTTGCCTTCTGCTTGAATGTCGGTATCGCGTACGGGCTCAGTCTGCTTCCGGTGCTGAGTGCATGTCGTGCGGATACTGGCGAGCATCGCAAACTCTTCGAGACGGCACTTGCCCACGTGTTCGTGTTTCTCATCCCTGTAGTCGTTGGCGGAGCCGTGGTCGCCCCGGGTATCGTCGCACTGGTGCTCGGTCCTACGTATGTCCCGGCTGCAGCTGCGCTGCGCTTGCTGATCTGGTCGCTGGTTCCCGGGGTCCTGTGCAATGTTGCTGTCGTGGGATTGCTGTCGGTCGGTCGTGAAGCTGACGTCTTGCGCGCATTCGCGCTCACTCTCGTGGTTGTCACCATACTCGATATAGTGCTCATCTCGCGCTTCGGAATCCCCGGTGCAGCCGTGGCGACGATTCTGGGTGAGAGCGTGCGGCTGGCGCTTACGATGTACGCGGCAAAGCGCGCGCGCATTGGAGGAATCGTACTGGCTCGCTTGTGGCGCCCAGTCATCGCCGTATCGGCGATGACCGCCGTGCTGCTGGTGCTCGAACCGCAGACTCTGGTTACGGCGCTGGTGTGGGGAGCCGCATCCTATGCGGTGGCTCTCGTCCTGACAGGTGCGGTGAGAGTCCGCGCTGGGCAGATACCCGTGCTTGCCGTCTAG
- a CDS encoding glycosyltransferase family 39 protein, with translation MRASSDRTGWLRVWPRQIAVALFIIGVLLPVHSFAGALAGPAASGEHVAQLVVGMVLLKVALVVHAVLLALIPSMRLVPSEGRGLAPDATVPPSKPWSRAEACAAICILAVGVALRIPSLGRGLWFDEIQTYVDYVRLPLIHIVSTFDSQNQHMLYSILARISVVLFGGSAWALRLPAVCLGVASLGALIWFGERVTSRREALLAATILAVSYHHVWFSQNARGYTGLLFFTLVGSGCFLLLLSDPLRHTWRNVAGYAVSMALANMIHVTAVFVTATHALVWLCLVIVLRDDLRNRAWRAPLAGLVLAGTLSVLLYALVLPQFIATLTIPPDAGSATVWKDPVWMFTEGLRVLSSGIPGGLAAVAVVFVIIGAGVASYWRRSVVITTVMLLPAVVTGAAVMVLSHNLWPRFFFFSAGFAVLIAVRGGFAVVQAIVPGRASVPVSVGGALLVAAASLMTVPRAWLPKQDFGAARSFVDSHRGPADVVAVTDMSSYVYGRYYHLPWTTVTSASDLAQVEPRGTRTWMVLTFPVRIETGEPSLWTRLSDSYRTVARFPGTVGGGDLYVMVSR, from the coding sequence ATGCGCGCTTCGTCCGATCGCACGGGATGGTTGCGCGTGTGGCCGCGCCAGATAGCGGTTGCGCTCTTCATCATTGGTGTGCTGCTGCCCGTGCACTCGTTCGCTGGTGCGCTGGCCGGTCCTGCAGCATCCGGCGAGCACGTGGCGCAACTTGTCGTGGGCATGGTGCTCCTCAAGGTCGCGCTGGTCGTTCACGCCGTGCTGTTGGCGCTCATTCCGTCCATGCGGCTCGTGCCGTCAGAGGGGCGGGGTCTGGCACCGGATGCGACGGTTCCGCCGTCCAAGCCATGGAGTCGCGCCGAGGCCTGCGCAGCCATTTGCATTCTCGCTGTGGGCGTCGCTCTCCGGATCCCGTCGCTCGGCCGCGGTCTCTGGTTCGACGAGATCCAGACATACGTCGACTACGTGAGGCTCCCCCTCATTCACATCGTTTCGACGTTCGACAGCCAGAATCAACATATGCTCTATTCGATTCTGGCGCGGATCTCAGTCGTTCTATTCGGTGGCAGCGCGTGGGCGCTCCGCCTTCCCGCGGTCTGTCTGGGCGTCGCGAGCCTCGGCGCGCTGATCTGGTTCGGCGAGCGGGTGACGTCGCGGCGCGAGGCGTTGCTCGCCGCGACCATTCTCGCCGTCTCCTACCATCACGTCTGGTTTTCTCAGAACGCTCGTGGCTATACGGGGTTGCTGTTCTTCACTCTCGTCGGAAGTGGTTGCTTCCTGTTGCTCCTGAGCGACCCGTTGCGTCACACCTGGCGCAATGTTGCCGGATACGCTGTAAGCATGGCGTTGGCCAACATGATCCATGTGACGGCGGTATTCGTCACAGCCACTCACGCGCTCGTGTGGCTGTGCCTCGTGATCGTTCTACGCGATGACCTTCGCAATCGTGCCTGGCGTGCGCCACTCGCTGGTCTGGTGCTCGCCGGAACGCTTTCTGTGCTTTTGTATGCGCTGGTCCTGCCGCAATTCATCGCGACGCTGACGATTCCTCCGGATGCAGGCTCCGCCACCGTTTGGAAGGATCCTGTCTGGATGTTCACCGAAGGGCTGCGAGTTCTGAGCAGTGGAATTCCGGGTGGGCTGGCTGCGGTGGCGGTTGTATTCGTAATCATCGGTGCGGGCGTGGCGAGCTACTGGCGGCGGAGCGTGGTGATTACCACGGTGATGTTGCTCCCGGCGGTCGTGACAGGCGCCGCAGTAATGGTACTTTCGCACAATCTCTGGCCGCGGTTCTTCTTTTTCAGTGCCGGCTTTGCCGTCCTGATCGCTGTACGCGGAGGATTTGCCGTGGTCCAAGCTATAGTGCCAGGCAGAGCTTCCGTCCCGGTGTCTGTTGGTGGAGCACTGCTTGTTGCCGCTGCCAGCCTCATGACGGTTCCGCGTGCATGGCTGCCGAAGCAGGATTTTGGGGCGGCGAGGAGCTTTGTCGACTCTCACCGCGGGCCGGCCGATGTCGTCGCAGTGACCGACATGAGCAGCTACGTTTACGGCCGGTATTATCACCTTCCGTGGACGACAGTAACGTCGGCGTCGGACCTGGCGCAAGTCGAGCCTCGAGGTACACGGACCTGGATGGTCCTGACGTTTCCCGTGCGCATCGAAACTGGTGAACCGTCCCTGTGGACGCGTCTATCCGATTCGTATCGTACAGTAGCACGCTTTCCGGGCACGGTCGGAGGCGGAGACCTTTACGTGATGGTGAGCCGATGA
- a CDS encoding lysylphosphatidylglycerol synthase transmembrane domain-containing protein, producing the protein MKRWLKPAVSIGLLAAIFYFLPWHEVQAAISRLTFSTWALVLVGFLAGHRLGVAKWRMLVNAGRARMKSRDAIRCYAAGLFANLCLPTVVGGDVVRAALAARATGRIEAAFFGSAADRAIDIAATGLLIAVGGVLSRDSFPGWAGELLAVGLLVVAMALLACVPLLLRRRLSRWPKKIRRPVGRSLVVLRRMSRSPGTAVMAAMISLTMQSGFVLLNAWIGRSVGITVSITVWFFVWPLAKIAGLLPISLGGLAVRDATLAALLAPAGVPVTLGIVAALIWQSVMISGGLVGGAVWWALSGGRTGWRDVTGTRRTGELEPNANHA; encoded by the coding sequence ATGAAACGTTGGCTCAAACCGGCAGTGAGCATCGGACTGCTCGCCGCGATATTCTACTTCCTGCCGTGGCACGAGGTCCAAGCCGCGATCTCGCGTCTCACGTTCAGCACGTGGGCACTCGTGCTGGTCGGCTTTCTCGCCGGCCACCGGCTTGGTGTCGCGAAATGGCGCATGCTGGTGAACGCAGGACGCGCGCGCATGAAGTCGCGCGACGCGATTCGTTGCTACGCCGCCGGCCTGTTTGCGAATCTCTGCCTACCAACGGTCGTTGGCGGCGATGTAGTTCGGGCCGCGCTCGCCGCCCGCGCGACCGGCCGGATTGAAGCCGCTTTCTTCGGCAGTGCTGCCGACAGGGCGATCGACATAGCCGCAACAGGATTGTTGATCGCCGTCGGCGGAGTACTGTCACGGGATTCATTCCCGGGATGGGCGGGCGAGCTGCTAGCGGTCGGCCTGCTGGTCGTTGCGATGGCGTTGCTCGCATGCGTGCCGCTTCTGCTTCGCCGCCGTCTCAGCCGATGGCCAAAGAAGATTCGCAGACCGGTGGGACGCAGCCTGGTGGTATTGCGGCGCATGAGCCGCTCGCCCGGAACCGCAGTCATGGCAGCGATGATATCGCTCACGATGCAGAGCGGCTTCGTGCTGCTCAACGCATGGATCGGTCGCTCAGTCGGAATAACGGTTTCCATCACCGTATGGTTCTTCGTCTGGCCGCTGGCAAAGATCGCGGGTCTGCTCCCGATCAGTCTTGGCGGGCTGGCTGTGCGCGACGCAACCCTCGCCGCGCTGCTGGCGCCGGCTGGCGTGCCGGTGACGCTCGGGATCGTCGCTGCGCTCATCTGGCAATCCGTGATGATATCTGGCGGATTGGTCGGCGGAGCAGTGTGGTGGGCCCTGAGCGGCGGCCGAACCGGATGGCGGGACGTGACCGGCACACGCAGGACGGGAGAACTGGAGCCCAACGCCAACCATGCGTGA
- a CDS encoding glycosyltransferase family 2 protein: MSASPNPLQGLQEPRFVARFHAAGLIERELEPDERSLSHAVSIVIPAFNEGAHVAAQIEDVARVMDASGWDYEIIVVDDGSSDDTAQRAAAAGAHVLSHPRNRGYGASLKHGIRRAYFDWVLITDADGTYPVAAIPELLARADANDMVVGARTGETVQVPLVRRPAKAFLRWLASYLSGQHIPDINSGLRLMRKSLVERYEYLLPPGFSFTTTITLASICNDHTVEYISIDYYKRLGNSTIRARHAYDFTLLILRTIVFFNPLKVFIPLGAVLAVIGIAKLIYDIFRDNMSETTVLGLLAALIIWSVGMLADQTARLANRK; encoded by the coding sequence ATGAGTGCATCTCCGAACCCCCTGCAGGGTCTGCAAGAGCCACGGTTCGTAGCTCGTTTCCACGCCGCCGGATTGATCGAGCGGGAGCTGGAGCCGGACGAGCGTTCTCTCTCCCACGCAGTTTCGATCGTCATTCCAGCATTCAACGAGGGCGCGCACGTTGCGGCGCAGATCGAAGACGTGGCCCGCGTGATGGACGCGTCCGGGTGGGACTATGAGATCATCGTGGTGGATGACGGTTCCAGCGACGACACAGCTCAGCGCGCCGCGGCTGCCGGAGCGCATGTACTGTCGCATCCGCGCAATCGCGGTTATGGCGCCTCGCTCAAGCACGGGATAAGGCGCGCGTATTTCGACTGGGTGCTGATCACCGACGCGGACGGCACGTATCCTGTCGCGGCGATTCCCGAACTGCTGGCTCGTGCGGATGCCAACGACATGGTGGTCGGTGCACGGACCGGCGAGACCGTCCAGGTGCCGTTGGTTCGCCGGCCTGCCAAGGCGTTCCTCCGTTGGCTCGCGAGCTACCTGAGCGGTCAGCACATTCCCGATATCAATTCCGGCTTGAGGCTCATGCGCAAGAGCCTCGTCGAGCGCTACGAGTATCTGCTGCCGCCGGGATTCTCATTCACAACGACGATCACGCTGGCCTCCATCTGCAACGATCATACGGTGGAATACATATCCATCGACTATTACAAGCGACTGGGCAACTCGACGATCCGTGCGCGTCACGCGTACGACTTCACGCTTCTCATCCTCAGGACGATCGTCTTCTTCAATCCCCTGAAGGTGTTCATTCCGCTGGGAGCCGTGCTGGCGGTGATAGGGATCGCGAAGTTGATCTACGACATATTTCGCGACAACATGTCGGAGACGACCGTGCTCGGGCTTCTCGCCGCGCTGATCATCTGGTCCGTGGGCATGCTGGCGGATCAGACCGCGCGACTGGCGAACCGCAAATGA